The Hydrogenispora ethanolica genome has a segment encoding these proteins:
- the mnmA gene encoding tRNA 2-thiouridine(34) synthase MnmA — translation MQRVIMAMSGGVDSSVAAALLLEAGYEVIGMTMQIWQTDLPYDLEAEGGCCSLGAVEDARSVANKLGIPYYVVNMQAPFREKVIDYFVAEYLEGRTPNPCIICNQELKFNNLLDKAKALDGKYVATGHYVRREQDPSTGRWILRKGLDLTKDQSYALYGLTQAQLESSLFPLGGHTKTSIRQKAAELGLRVADKPDSQEICFVPDQDYRRFIDEYRPGAVRPGKIVDKTGKVLGEHSGIINYTIGQRKGLGIASSVPLFVTEIRPETNEIVVGLADEVFADRLVAEALNWIAIPALQDELRVEAKIRYAAPPAPAVVRPLPEGRVEVLFDMPQRAITPGQSVVFYQGDLVVGGGVIAGTDGS, via the coding sequence ATGCAGCGGGTCATTATGGCGATGAGCGGGGGAGTCGACAGCTCTGTCGCAGCTGCGCTCCTCCTGGAAGCAGGGTATGAAGTCATCGGAATGACCATGCAGATCTGGCAGACTGATCTGCCGTATGATTTGGAGGCGGAAGGCGGTTGCTGCTCTTTAGGGGCGGTCGAGGATGCCCGATCGGTCGCAAATAAGCTGGGTATCCCTTATTACGTAGTCAACATGCAAGCGCCATTCCGCGAGAAGGTCATCGATTATTTCGTCGCCGAATATTTGGAGGGCCGGACGCCGAATCCCTGTATCATCTGTAATCAAGAGCTCAAATTCAACAATCTGTTGGACAAGGCCAAGGCCCTTGACGGCAAATACGTGGCCACCGGCCATTACGTCCGGCGCGAACAGGATCCAAGCACCGGGCGGTGGATCTTGCGCAAGGGTCTCGATCTCACCAAGGATCAGAGCTACGCATTGTACGGCCTGACTCAGGCCCAATTGGAGTCGAGCCTCTTTCCGCTGGGAGGACATACCAAAACGTCCATCCGCCAGAAAGCGGCGGAGTTAGGCTTGCGAGTGGCCGATAAGCCCGACAGTCAAGAGATTTGTTTCGTTCCCGATCAGGATTATCGCCGGTTCATCGATGAATACCGGCCCGGGGCGGTCCGGCCGGGAAAAATCGTCGATAAGACCGGGAAAGTCCTGGGTGAACATTCCGGGATTATCAATTACACCATTGGACAGCGCAAAGGCTTGGGGATCGCCTCCAGCGTCCCGCTGTTTGTCACGGAAATCCGCCCTGAGACCAACGAGATAGTGGTCGGCCTCGCCGATGAAGTATTCGCTGATCGGTTAGTGGCCGAAGCTTTAAATTGGATCGCCATTCCCGCTCTCCAAGACGAGCTACGGGTGGAAGCCAAGATCCGTTACGCGGCGCCGCCTGCTCCGGCTGTGGTCCGTCCATTGCCCGAAGGGCGGGTGGAAGTGCTCTTCGACATGCCGCAACGGGCAATCACTCCCGGACAGTCAGTCGTCTTTTACCAGGGCGATCTGGTGGTGGGAGGCGGAGTTATCGCGGGAACTGACGGGTCTTAA
- the nifU gene encoding Fe-S cluster assembly scaffold protein NifU — protein sequence MYTDKVMDHFQNPRNVGEIENANGVGEVGNAVCGDIMKIYLQVEDNRIVDVKFKTFGCGAAIATSSMVTEMVKGKTLEEALEITNQAVAEALDGLPPQKMHCSNLAADALHKAIQDYRSKLAG from the coding sequence ATGTACACTGACAAAGTAATGGATCATTTTCAAAACCCGCGCAATGTGGGGGAGATCGAAAACGCAAACGGCGTGGGTGAAGTCGGCAACGCTGTCTGCGGCGATATCATGAAGATTTACCTGCAAGTCGAGGATAACCGGATCGTGGATGTCAAATTCAAAACGTTCGGCTGCGGAGCGGCTATCGCTACCAGCAGCATGGTTACGGAGATGGTGAAGGGAAAGACTCTCGAGGAAGCACTGGAAATCACCAATCAAGCGGTGGCGGAAGCGTTGGACGGTCTGCCCCCCCAAAAGATGCATTGCTCCAATTTGGCGGCGGATGCGCTTCATAAGGCCATCCAAGATTACCGTTCCAAGTTAGCCGGCTGA
- the nifS gene encoding cysteine desulfurase NifS: protein MVQLKRIYLDHAATTPVDPEVLEAMLPYYVESFGNPSSIHSFGRETRKALDQARATVAKEIGAAEPSEIIFTGSGSESDNMAIKGVALSYREKGDHIITSAIEHHAVFDTCKFLEKQGFKVTYLPVNGEGLVNPADLKQALTDKTILVTIMHANNEVGTIQPIAEIAKILKERKILFHTDAVQTTGSIPVDVHELGVDLLSLAAHKFYGPKGVGVLYARKGIRLTPVIHGGAQERNRRAGTENIAGIVGLAKALELANQKLPETSKSLTELRDYLIDNVLQKFEYVRLNGHRTRRLPGNANFSFEFIEGESLLLNLDLKGIAASSGSACTSGSLEPSHVLLGMGICHEIAHGSLRLTLGKSTTKEEIDYVLEVLPEIVNKLRAMSPLYNNPQRKECASCTLTK from the coding sequence ATGGTTCAATTGAAACGAATTTACTTGGATCATGCCGCGACGACCCCGGTTGATCCCGAGGTTTTGGAGGCGATGCTGCCTTATTATGTGGAATCTTTCGGCAACCCGTCCAGCATCCATTCCTTCGGCCGGGAGACCCGCAAGGCGCTCGACCAGGCCAGAGCGACGGTGGCCAAAGAGATAGGCGCCGCTGAACCCTCAGAGATTATTTTCACCGGATCGGGCTCCGAAAGCGATAATATGGCCATTAAAGGAGTGGCCCTTTCGTACCGGGAGAAAGGTGACCATATCATCACCTCGGCCATTGAGCACCATGCGGTCTTCGATACCTGCAAGTTCCTGGAGAAACAAGGTTTTAAGGTGACCTATCTCCCAGTGAACGGTGAAGGATTGGTCAACCCGGCGGATTTAAAACAAGCCTTGACCGATAAGACCATTTTAGTCACGATCATGCACGCCAATAATGAAGTCGGGACGATCCAACCCATCGCTGAGATTGCTAAAATTCTGAAGGAACGAAAGATTCTTTTCCATACCGATGCCGTTCAAACCACGGGGTCAATTCCCGTCGATGTGCATGAACTCGGTGTCGACCTTTTGTCCTTGGCAGCCCACAAGTTTTATGGTCCCAAAGGTGTCGGTGTTCTTTACGCCAGAAAAGGGATCCGCCTCACCCCGGTAATCCATGGCGGCGCTCAGGAACGGAATCGCCGGGCGGGCACGGAAAATATCGCCGGAATCGTCGGTTTGGCGAAAGCGCTTGAGCTGGCCAACCAAAAGCTGCCGGAAACCAGCAAGAGCCTTACGGAACTGCGTGATTACCTCATCGATAACGTGCTGCAAAAGTTCGAGTATGTCCGGCTCAATGGGCACCGGACCCGGCGTTTGCCGGGCAACGCCAACTTTAGCTTTGAGTTTATCGAAGGTGAATCGCTCCTGCTGAACCTGGATCTGAAGGGAATTGCCGCATCCAGTGGCTCGGCCTGCACATCCGGATCATTGGAACCCTCCCACGTTTTATTGGGAATGGGTATTTGCCATGAGATTGCCCACGGTTCACTGCGGTTGACTTTGGGGAAATCCACCACCAAGGAAGAGATCGATTATGTCTTGGAAGTACTGCCGGAGATCGTCAACAAATTGCGAGCGATGTCTCCGCTCTATAACAATCCGCAACGGAAGGAGTGTGCTTCATGTACACTGACAAAGTAA
- a CDS encoding RrF2 family transcriptional regulator, translating to MKISTRGQYGIRAMLELALHNQDGPVTLKTIAEKQQISEPYLEQLIAALRKSGLVTSVRGALGGYNLTRDPAEIKIGDILRVLEGPIAPVECVAEDSEADVCRLSGHCATRILWQRLRDSMVEVLDSTTLADLINDYHSLHGSNPMYYI from the coding sequence TTGAAAATTTCGACGCGTGGTCAATATGGGATTCGAGCCATGCTCGAGTTGGCCCTTCACAACCAGGACGGGCCGGTGACGTTAAAGACCATTGCCGAAAAACAGCAGATCTCCGAACCCTATCTTGAGCAACTGATCGCAGCCTTGCGTAAATCGGGTCTTGTCACGAGCGTTCGCGGCGCGTTGGGTGGTTACAATCTGACCCGCGATCCGGCGGAGATTAAAATCGGCGACATTCTGCGCGTGCTGGAAGGGCCGATCGCTCCCGTGGAGTGTGTGGCGGAAGACTCGGAGGCGGACGTTTGCCGCCTTTCCGGACATTGCGCGACGCGCATCCTGTGGCAACGGTTGCGCGACAGCATGGTTGAGGTTCTGGATTCGACGACACTGGCGGACCTGATCAATGATTATCACAGCTTACATGGCTCTAATCCAATGTACTATATTTAA
- a CDS encoding alanine racemase, which produces MKTPRILIHLDRLVANFECLRRRAGAAGMELTVVLKGVAGDLRIARSLIEAGAREIGDSRSENLHRFQQLFPATRRVLLRLPSLGRLAEIAAVADLSLNTEVKTLASLHSVVQRHEVMLMIDLGDLREGVDEAGLTQLARCCRRLPNLRVTAAGTNFSCFAGAVPTVEKLAHLAGLAEQLRNEFGFPVTWVSGGNSSSLPLLYRKELPPGINHLRIGEGILLGRETMAGTLLPDLRGDAFVVEAEVIQAQRKPARTEGETGLDAFGRRPVFPEAEPGWRALLNIGHQDSPLNGLTPLDPGFTLLGGSSDYAVLACEKKPRLGQRVRFSPNYWSLLSLMTSPYVYKEYVED; this is translated from the coding sequence ATGAAAACCCCACGGATTCTGATTCATCTCGATCGTTTGGTCGCTAATTTTGAATGTTTACGGCGACGAGCCGGCGCGGCCGGAATGGAACTGACCGTCGTGCTGAAGGGAGTGGCCGGAGATCTGCGGATCGCCCGGTCATTGATTGAAGCGGGGGCGCGGGAGATCGGCGATTCGCGCAGTGAAAACCTGCACCGCTTCCAACAGCTTTTCCCGGCCACCCGCCGGGTATTATTACGTCTCCCGAGTCTCGGCCGGTTAGCTGAGATCGCCGCTGTGGCTGACCTCAGTCTGAATACGGAGGTTAAAACACTGGCGTCGCTTCATTCCGTGGTCCAGCGGCATGAAGTGATGCTAATGATCGATTTGGGCGATTTGCGGGAAGGAGTTGATGAGGCGGGGCTGACCCAGTTGGCCCGGTGCTGCCGGCGCCTGCCGAACCTGCGGGTGACTGCGGCCGGCACCAATTTTTCCTGCTTTGCCGGAGCTGTTCCCACTGTGGAAAAGTTAGCACATCTGGCAGGCCTGGCGGAACAATTGCGCAACGAGTTCGGTTTTCCCGTGACCTGGGTCTCCGGAGGCAACTCCAGCAGTCTACCTCTTTTATATCGGAAGGAACTGCCTCCGGGAATCAATCATCTGCGAATCGGCGAAGGAATTTTGCTCGGCCGGGAAACTATGGCTGGAACCCTGCTGCCGGATCTTCGGGGGGATGCTTTTGTAGTCGAAGCTGAGGTCATCCAGGCGCAACGAAAGCCAGCGCGTACGGAAGGAGAAACCGGCTTGGACGCCTTCGGCCGGAGACCGGTATTTCCAGAAGCGGAGCCTGGATGGCGCGCATTATTGAATATCGGACACCAGGATTCGCCGCTCAACGGATTGACACCGCTCGATCCTGGATTCACACTGCTTGGCGGCAGCAGCGACTATGCGGTATTGGCCTGTGAAAAAAAGCCCCGGCTCGGTCAACGGGTACGGTTTTCACCGAACTATTGGAGCCTGCTTTCCTTAATGACTTCTCCTTATGTCTATAAGGAGTATGTCGAAGATTAA
- a CDS encoding replication-associated recombination protein A codes for MDLFSVNSENQTREAPLASRMRPRNLDEFIGQEEIVGEGRLLRRAIEADRLSSMIFYGPPGTGKTTLARIIANTTRSCFETLNAVTAGVADIRRIIAEASDRLKLYQQKTILFVDEIHRFNKSQQDALLPAVEEGTVLLIGATTENPLYEVNTPLISRSMVFRFYPLEARHLKQVIQRALEDHERGIADFRVRLAPDALEHLAFVANGDARIALNALELAALTTPPDPQTHYRELTLAIISDCVQQRPLRYDRGGQVHYDTISAFIKSLRGSDPDAALYYLALMITAGEDPKFIARRMIVHAAEDVGNADPMALLVAMAAAQAVEMVGLPEARIPMAEAAIYIATAPKSNASCVAIDLAMAEVQKMEGQEVPVHLRDSSHSQARKLGDGVGYRYPHDYPGGYVDQAYLPEALRDKVFYQPTLNGRESELAGRLRKLRPERYAQEP; via the coding sequence ATGGACCTTTTTTCTGTCAATTCGGAAAATCAAACCCGGGAAGCACCGCTGGCCAGCCGGATGCGCCCCCGCAATTTGGATGAGTTTATCGGCCAAGAGGAGATCGTCGGAGAAGGCCGCTTATTGCGGCGGGCAATTGAAGCCGACCGGTTATCGTCGATGATTTTTTACGGGCCTCCCGGGACCGGAAAAACGACTCTGGCACGAATCATTGCCAATACGACCCGTTCCTGCTTTGAAACCTTGAATGCCGTAACCGCCGGAGTGGCCGATATCCGGAGGATCATTGCCGAGGCATCCGACCGGCTCAAACTGTATCAACAAAAAACCATTCTTTTCGTGGATGAGATCCACCGCTTCAACAAATCCCAACAAGATGCGTTGCTGCCGGCAGTCGAAGAGGGGACGGTGTTGCTGATCGGCGCCACGACGGAGAATCCTCTCTATGAAGTGAACACGCCGCTGATCTCCCGCAGTATGGTCTTTCGATTTTATCCGCTGGAGGCGAGACATTTAAAACAAGTCATCCAACGGGCCTTGGAGGATCATGAACGGGGAATCGCCGACTTTCGAGTGCGACTCGCTCCGGATGCCCTGGAACACCTGGCGTTCGTCGCGAACGGGGATGCGCGGATTGCCTTGAATGCCCTGGAATTGGCTGCTTTGACCACGCCGCCGGATCCGCAGACTCACTATCGGGAACTCACATTGGCCATTATCAGTGATTGTGTCCAGCAACGGCCTTTGCGTTATGACCGGGGCGGACAAGTGCATTATGACACGATCTCCGCTTTTATTAAGTCGCTCCGGGGCTCCGATCCCGATGCCGCCTTATATTATCTGGCGTTGATGATCACTGCGGGAGAAGACCCAAAGTTTATTGCGCGCCGCATGATCGTTCACGCGGCGGAAGACGTTGGCAATGCCGATCCCATGGCTTTGCTGGTAGCCATGGCGGCGGCGCAGGCCGTAGAAATGGTGGGACTGCCCGAAGCCCGTATTCCCATGGCGGAAGCGGCAATTTATATTGCCACTGCGCCGAAATCCAATGCCAGTTGCGTGGCGATCGACCTTGCCATGGCCGAGGTGCAGAAGATGGAGGGACAAGAAGTTCCGGTTCATCTGCGGGATAGTTCTCATTCTCAAGCGAGGAAACTTGGCGATGGAGTCGGCTACCGGTATCCCCATGATTATCCGGGAGGCTATGTCGATCAAGCATACCTGCCGGAAGCCCTGCGGGACAAAGTCTTTTATCAGCCGACCCTTAATGGCCGCGAAAGTGAGCTGGCCGGGCGTTTGCGCAAGCTGAGACCGGAAAGGTATGCTCAGGAGCCATGA
- a CDS encoding cell wall hydrolase — protein sequence MIQKRLIGSVLAAVMALNATVVSPVLYFNAQAMKKTPSAKSESRKAAPVKPKLLDATASNHTSRAVQKQEKPKPFVNTNHRNNRRSTQYHQLPANQFDMLARIIHAEAGGESLKGQVAVAAVILNRIRSGRFPATVTGNVFKPGEFESVSNGYIWAQPNAESYRAANLAVKGWDPTNGALYFFNPAKSSSRWIWTRNVVIVIGEHHFAV from the coding sequence ATGATTCAAAAAAGACTCATCGGCTCAGTTCTGGCGGCAGTGATGGCGCTGAATGCTACTGTGGTCAGCCCGGTTTTATATTTCAATGCTCAAGCCATGAAAAAAACACCGTCTGCAAAGAGCGAATCTCGCAAAGCGGCGCCAGTAAAACCGAAGCTTTTGGACGCAACCGCGTCAAACCATACCAGCCGCGCCGTTCAGAAGCAAGAAAAGCCGAAACCGTTTGTGAATACGAACCATCGCAACAATCGTCGCTCAACCCAGTACCACCAGCTCCCTGCCAATCAGTTTGATATGCTGGCCCGGATTATTCATGCCGAAGCTGGCGGCGAATCCCTAAAAGGACAGGTAGCGGTAGCGGCGGTTATCCTGAACCGTATCCGTTCGGGAAGATTCCCGGCAACAGTGACTGGGAACGTCTTTAAACCGGGAGAGTTCGAATCCGTTTCTAACGGTTATATTTGGGCTCAACCAAACGCCGAATCCTATCGAGCGGCCAATTTAGCCGTCAAAGGATGGGACCCGACCAACGGAGCTTTGTATTTCTTTAATCCCGCCAAAAGCAGTTCGCGCTGGATTTGGACCCGTAATGTCGTAATCGTTATCGGTGAACATCACTTTGCCGTCTAA
- a CDS encoding response regulator: MKVLIIDDSPLVRTILKEYLREAGHEIREAGTNQEALWLFSTEHPDLIIRDLFMPDGDAIESIHYFKAMDPGVKILICSTESSKNEILSGLKAGALDVVLKPLEKDQVIFVLNRMAAS, encoded by the coding sequence ATGAAAGTCCTAATCATCGACGATTCGCCCTTAGTACGGACAATACTCAAGGAATACCTGCGCGAGGCCGGACATGAAATCCGCGAGGCCGGGACCAATCAAGAAGCCCTTTGGTTGTTCTCCACGGAACACCCGGATTTGATTATTCGCGATCTATTCATGCCGGACGGCGACGCGATTGAATCGATCCATTATTTTAAAGCGATGGACCCCGGAGTCAAGATTCTTATTTGCAGTACCGAGTCATCCAAAAATGAGATCCTCAGCGGGTTGAAGGCAGGCGCTCTTGACGTAGTGTTAAAGCCCTTGGAAAAAGACCAAGTCATTTTCGTGCTAAACAGGATGGCTGCATCATAG
- a CDS encoding carbohydrate-binding protein produces the protein MPGKKKTEEVVDGIFLDPVPITLGDEVKIKYKGHLASAGADKVFLHAGYGSEQWNNVMDIPMKKTRDGGWTVSIQVEEPSNFNFCFRDSAQNWDNNNGRNWSYQVHVGNSVLQ, from the coding sequence GTGCCTGGCAAAAAAAAGACCGAAGAAGTCGTGGATGGGATTTTTTTAGACCCGGTGCCAATTACTTTGGGTGATGAGGTGAAAATAAAATATAAGGGGCACTTGGCTTCGGCTGGCGCCGACAAGGTTTTTCTCCATGCCGGATACGGCAGTGAACAGTGGAACAATGTCATGGACATTCCAATGAAGAAGACCCGCGACGGAGGATGGACCGTCTCCATCCAGGTCGAGGAGCCTTCGAACTTTAATTTCTGTTTTCGCGATAGCGCTCAGAACTGGGATAACAACAACGGACGCAACTGGTCCTATCAAGTTCACGTGGGGAATTCAGTGCTTCAATAA
- a CDS encoding PAS domain S-box protein, translating into MEQHSQQKPFNILFPVLFCLALLPVGFFQERLVVMMIEMTGVFLSLSLFAAFWNTREFSAHHPLAVLKSAFLGMACFDLLCLLSGYASSFVSNPGLLAAQSHSVGRLLQALVILAIPIIFIGQTRLSKRLTQVVLNGGSIVGLGWIGFSQTIPSSFSNPIIGQWIGCLGMMSLMGAAGFWFRYRRREGQFPYRHFPVSLGLLFLAFMMSLFPGLAGPWKRIPALLQLLSLYYLYPFLVQDILLEPYRKLKQAEGVMQINEERFNAFFDGAGVGILLVNPQEKIVGSNPAVTEMLGYEKQDFQQFRYSELLFPDDRKAGRYLFGELISGKLHKYHSENRFICQSGEPIWGSVTVSGLWDMSHQNHYAMVIIEDITKSKQVEEELAAEKERLAVTLRSIGEGVIATDTSGNIIFLNKAAEEIIGWSQAEAAGRSLYEVFYLIHDQTSEQYTDLHEQIMQADGSMEMNRNAILVDRELRERLLQLSGSPIRNSNGNMIGTVLVFHDHTEQQKIEEELFKAAKLESLGILAGGIAHDFNNILAEILANVQLARAMYKKDRDISKYLKDTETAIERATGLTKQLLTFAKGGAPLRKTASIANTIRDTTEFALRGTSAVAEFDIPDNLWAVDVDQGQISQVINNLVINAHQAMPNGGTIFVKAENIHVKRGSLIPSGKYVKLSIQDQGIGIPEEYLAKIFDPYFSTKAKGNGLGLATSYSIIKRHEGHIDVESKPGQGTCFTIYLPASEHYLSLPNDATDVFITGEGKVLLMDDDLNIRYLIGQMLEYIGYRVRLAQDGDEMLELYRQAIESDDPFDVVILDLTVPGGKGGREVIAELRAMDPKSKAIVSSGYSNDPVMADYQKYGFCGVVSKPYKINELAEAINKVASKKQLKLALDPAQGAEMA; encoded by the coding sequence GTGGAACAGCATTCCCAGCAAAAACCATTCAACATTCTTTTCCCGGTCCTTTTTTGCCTTGCTTTGCTTCCCGTCGGCTTTTTCCAAGAACGGCTGGTTGTAATGATGATTGAAATGACCGGGGTCTTTTTGTCCCTGAGTCTCTTCGCGGCATTTTGGAATACTCGTGAGTTTTCGGCGCATCATCCCTTGGCGGTTTTGAAAAGCGCCTTTTTGGGGATGGCATGTTTTGATCTATTATGCCTTCTATCGGGGTACGCAAGCAGTTTCGTTTCCAATCCGGGATTGTTGGCGGCGCAGTCGCATAGCGTGGGACGGTTGCTTCAAGCCCTGGTTATATTGGCGATCCCTATCATCTTCATCGGCCAGACCCGTCTTTCAAAACGGCTTACTCAGGTTGTATTAAACGGAGGTTCCATCGTCGGTCTTGGTTGGATCGGGTTCAGCCAAACCATCCCGAGTTCATTTTCGAACCCCATCATCGGGCAGTGGATCGGGTGCCTGGGCATGATGTCTCTGATGGGGGCAGCCGGATTCTGGTTTCGATACCGGAGACGGGAGGGACAATTCCCATATCGTCATTTCCCGGTTTCGCTTGGATTGTTATTCCTGGCGTTCATGATGTCCCTGTTTCCCGGACTTGCGGGGCCATGGAAACGAATTCCCGCTTTGTTGCAATTGCTGTCGCTTTACTATCTTTATCCATTCCTGGTTCAGGATATTTTGCTCGAACCGTACCGAAAACTGAAACAGGCCGAAGGGGTTATGCAAATTAACGAGGAGCGGTTCAATGCTTTTTTCGACGGCGCCGGAGTGGGGATCCTATTGGTGAACCCTCAGGAGAAGATTGTGGGCAGCAATCCGGCGGTTACGGAGATGTTGGGTTATGAAAAACAAGATTTCCAGCAGTTCCGTTATTCCGAGCTCCTTTTCCCGGACGACCGGAAAGCGGGGCGCTATCTATTCGGAGAACTCATCTCCGGCAAACTTCACAAGTACCATTCAGAGAATCGCTTCATTTGTCAGAGCGGAGAACCGATCTGGGGGAGCGTTACCGTGTCCGGTCTATGGGATATGTCCCATCAAAATCATTATGCCATGGTCATCATCGAGGACATCACGAAAAGTAAGCAAGTTGAGGAAGAATTGGCTGCGGAAAAGGAACGTCTGGCCGTAACCCTGCGTTCGATCGGCGAAGGGGTTATTGCCACCGATACCTCGGGCAATATCATTTTTCTCAATAAAGCGGCCGAGGAGATCATCGGCTGGTCGCAGGCAGAGGCGGCGGGCCGCTCTCTTTATGAGGTCTTTTATTTGATTCACGATCAGACGAGTGAACAATATACGGATCTTCACGAGCAGATCATGCAGGCGGATGGAAGCATGGAAATGAACCGTAATGCGATTCTGGTGGACCGGGAATTACGGGAACGGCTCCTCCAATTGAGCGGTTCGCCGATCCGCAATTCCAATGGCAATATGATCGGCACGGTTTTGGTTTTTCACGATCATACCGAGCAACAAAAGATCGAAGAAGAGCTTTTCAAAGCCGCCAAACTGGAATCGCTCGGCATATTGGCCGGCGGAATAGCGCATGATTTCAATAATATCCTGGCCGAAATCTTGGCCAATGTCCAGCTGGCCCGGGCCATGTACAAAAAAGATCGCGATATTTCCAAGTATCTCAAGGATACCGAAACCGCGATCGAACGTGCGACCGGCCTGACCAAGCAATTGCTGACATTCGCCAAAGGCGGGGCTCCGCTGAGAAAGACCGCTTCGATTGCCAATACGATCCGCGATACGACCGAGTTTGCGTTGCGCGGCACGAGTGCCGTGGCCGAATTCGATATTCCGGACAATTTGTGGGCGGTGGATGTCGATCAAGGGCAGATCAGCCAGGTCATCAACAACTTGGTTATCAACGCTCATCAGGCGATGCCCAACGGCGGGACCATCTTCGTGAAGGCTGAAAATATTCATGTCAAACGGGGATCGCTGATTCCAAGCGGCAAATATGTCAAATTGTCGATTCAGGATCAAGGGATTGGCATTCCGGAGGAGTATTTGGCGAAAATTTTTGATCCCTATTTTAGCACCAAGGCGAAAGGCAACGGTTTAGGGTTGGCGACTTCGTACTCCATCATCAAGCGGCACGAAGGCCATATCGACGTGGAATCGAAACCGGGGCAAGGAACTTGTTTTACGATTTACCTGCCAGCCAGCGAGCATTATTTATCGCTGCCGAACGACGCGACGGACGTTTTTATTACGGGGGAAGGAAAGGTTCTCCTGATGGATGACGACCTGAATATCCGGTATCTGATCGGACAAATGCTGGAGTATATCGGTTATCGGGTGAGGCTGGCCCAGGATGGCGACGAAATGCTGGAGCTCTACCGCCAGGCGATCGAATCGGATGATCCTTTCGATGTGGTTATCTTGGATTTGACGGTGCCGGGAGGGAAAGGCGGACGCGAGGTCATCGCGGAACTGCGGGCCATGGATCCGAAAAGTAAAGCCATCGTCAGCAGCGGTTATTCCAATGACCCGGTCATGGCCGACTATCAAAAATACGGTTTTTGCGGCGTAGTCAGTAAGCCTTATAAAATTAACGAGTTGGCGGAGGCCATCAACAAGGTAGCTTCGAAGAAGCAACTGAAACTGGCCTTGGATCCCGCCCAGGGCGCCGAGATGGCGTAA